A part of Haloarchaeobius sp. HME9146 genomic DNA contains:
- a CDS encoding lipopolysaccharide biosynthesis protein, which yields MSRNIVTAFLSTIGSRLVGLLVTAAVTPLLIHFLGVGTYGEYATIMSVFALLTIFMSSGTNSGVKKYIAEERSMHRWKDHVFGYYFRLATLLAVLAAIGFAVASYTGIVAMVWGETFEPYFYLLGAMALAVQYREYIRRTLMGLKLEHVSEPLTVLYRVVFGIVGVTLAALEFGVPGLIVAQILASLVAVGVGLAVVRSRLSLDTIVDTTPSQFPSSDLFNFNHLTIAYVFLLTSLYHIDVLMLGSFKNSELVGYYKAALVLVQFLWILPRSVQGVMIQSTSDLWEQGKTDRITDLASRTTRYVLLLTLLLALGMAALASSFVPLYLGEEMTPAVTPLLLLLPGTVAFAVARPLLAISHAKGDVKALIAATWASATLNFALNLNLIPAYGMVGAAVATTIGYGSLPLFNAVAARELGYDPLEDLRLLRVGLTAGIAAVPIYFLPGLIPNDILALVVVPVVGFVVYAVAAVVTGAVDIDEVLDFLSSLPGPIGEAAGNLAGRLNANSPIKQKAPDVSDRIEQILVLAGIALIASAAAVLSGAAGV from the coding sequence ATGAGTCGTAACATCGTCACCGCGTTCCTGTCCACTATCGGGAGCCGACTCGTCGGCCTCCTCGTGACCGCCGCAGTGACACCGCTACTCATCCACTTCCTCGGCGTCGGCACCTACGGCGAGTACGCGACCATCATGTCCGTGTTCGCCCTGCTCACCATCTTCATGAGCTCGGGGACGAACAGCGGCGTGAAGAAGTACATCGCCGAGGAACGCTCGATGCATCGCTGGAAGGACCACGTCTTCGGCTACTACTTCCGACTCGCGACGCTGCTGGCGGTGCTCGCCGCCATCGGGTTCGCGGTCGCCTCCTACACCGGCATCGTCGCGATGGTCTGGGGCGAGACGTTCGAGCCGTACTTCTACCTCCTCGGCGCGATGGCGCTGGCGGTCCAGTACCGGGAGTACATCCGGCGGACGCTGATGGGGCTCAAGCTCGAACACGTCTCCGAGCCGTTGACGGTCCTCTACCGGGTCGTGTTCGGCATCGTCGGCGTGACGCTCGCCGCGCTGGAGTTCGGGGTCCCCGGCCTCATCGTCGCCCAGATACTCGCCAGCCTCGTGGCGGTCGGTGTCGGGCTGGCCGTGGTGCGGAGTCGGCTGTCGCTCGACACCATCGTGGACACGACGCCCTCGCAGTTCCCCAGCTCGGACCTGTTCAACTTCAACCACCTCACCATCGCGTACGTCTTCTTGCTCACCTCGCTGTACCACATCGACGTGCTGATGCTGGGGTCGTTCAAGAACAGCGAGCTGGTCGGCTACTACAAGGCGGCGCTCGTGCTGGTGCAGTTCCTCTGGATACTCCCCCGGTCGGTCCAGGGCGTGATGATACAGTCCACCTCCGACCTGTGGGAGCAGGGCAAGACCGACCGCATCACCGACCTCGCCTCGCGGACCACCCGGTACGTCCTGCTGTTGACCCTGTTGCTGGCCCTCGGGATGGCCGCACTGGCCTCCTCGTTCGTCCCGCTGTACCTCGGCGAGGAGATGACGCCCGCGGTCACCCCGCTCCTGTTGCTGTTGCCCGGGACCGTCGCGTTCGCGGTCGCCCGGCCGCTACTGGCGATCAGTCACGCGAAGGGCGACGTGAAGGCGCTCATCGCGGCGACCTGGGCGTCCGCGACGCTGAACTTCGCGCTGAACCTGAACCTCATCCCGGCGTACGGGATGGTCGGCGCGGCCGTCGCCACGACCATCGGCTACGGCTCGCTGCCGCTGTTCAACGCGGTCGCCGCCCGCGAACTCGGCTACGACCCGCTCGAGGACCTTCGACTGCTTCGGGTCGGCCTGACCGCGGGCATCGCAGCGGTACCCATCTACTTCCTCCCGGGGCTGATTCCCAACGACATTCTGGCTCTCGTGGTCGTCCCCGTCGTCGGGTTCGTCGTCTACGCCGTGGCCGCGGTGGTGACCGGGGCGGTCGATATCGACGAGGTGCTCGACTTCCTCTCGTCGCTGCCGGGGCCCATCGGTGAGGCGGCGGGCAACCTCGCGGGCCGGCTGAACGCGAACTCACCGATCAAGCAGAAGGCTCCGGACGTGAGCGACCGGATCGAGCAGATACTCGTCCTCGCGGGTATCGCACTCATCGCGTCCGCGGCGGCGGTGCTCTCCGGTGCTGCAGGGGTCTGA
- a CDS encoding CapA family protein, with translation MKTRDWRDATDESPPRDRIELAEASAAETWSLFAAGDVKYRDRSARDAPVAQPLSSQIRAADLSMVNLEAPVAGAGEPLSKSGPTLTVDPDVPDVLRAAGFDVATLANNHLMDYGEDGLRATMDTCDRVGLETCGAGESESAAMMPARFDVDGTSVAVFSLCEREFGIADADEPGTAWLGDDGALDRVAAAEADVTIVAAHGGVEYVPLPPLHRQERLREFVDAGADLVVGHHPHVPQGWEVYDDVPIFYSLGNFLFPMPERPKTQWGLAIEVEFAGDEPVGIDLIPTETVDETVDQAGTRVDPDDRLAYLNHVADLTADRETLRAHWQEVCVAVFRQRYTRWLRTALAGDLVSQIRRPEQHFSADGIWEPDERESQMLALLNLLRNRSHRSLMQTAIEVETDKREDHRTESVREHVPQLLEETEDEPIYDRRSPVQETLSALIERVTS, from the coding sequence ATGAAGACTCGGGACTGGCGAGACGCTACCGACGAGTCGCCGCCGCGGGACCGTATCGAGCTCGCAGAGGCATCGGCGGCGGAGACGTGGTCGCTCTTTGCCGCCGGCGACGTGAAGTACCGCGACCGGTCGGCGAGGGACGCACCCGTCGCCCAGCCGCTCAGTTCCCAGATCCGTGCTGCCGACCTCTCGATGGTCAACCTCGAAGCACCGGTCGCCGGTGCCGGCGAACCGCTCTCGAAGTCGGGCCCGACCCTGACTGTCGATCCGGACGTCCCGGACGTGCTCCGGGCGGCTGGCTTCGACGTGGCGACGCTGGCGAACAACCACCTGATGGACTACGGCGAGGACGGGCTCCGGGCCACGATGGACACGTGTGACAGGGTCGGGCTGGAGACCTGTGGCGCTGGCGAGAGCGAGTCGGCGGCGATGATGCCTGCCCGGTTCGACGTCGACGGGACCTCGGTCGCCGTGTTCAGTCTCTGCGAGCGCGAGTTCGGTATCGCCGACGCCGACGAGCCCGGCACCGCCTGGCTCGGCGACGACGGGGCACTCGACCGTGTCGCTGCCGCCGAAGCCGACGTGACCATCGTCGCGGCCCACGGTGGCGTGGAGTACGTGCCACTCCCGCCGCTGCACCGGCAGGAGCGCCTCCGCGAGTTCGTCGACGCCGGCGCGGACCTGGTCGTCGGTCACCATCCACACGTGCCCCAGGGCTGGGAGGTGTACGACGACGTGCCGATATTCTACAGCCTCGGTAACTTCCTGTTCCCGATGCCCGAGCGCCCGAAGACCCAGTGGGGGCTCGCCATCGAGGTCGAGTTCGCCGGCGACGAACCCGTCGGTATCGACCTCATCCCCACGGAGACGGTCGACGAGACGGTCGACCAGGCAGGGACACGCGTCGACCCGGACGACCGGCTCGCGTACCTGAACCACGTCGCCGACCTGACCGCGGACCGGGAGACGCTTCGTGCGCACTGGCAGGAGGTCTGCGTGGCGGTCTTCCGCCAGCGCTACACCCGCTGGCTGCGGACGGCCCTGGCCGGCGACCTCGTCTCGCAGATCCGTCGACCGGAGCAGCACTTCAGCGCCGACGGCATCTGGGAGCCCGACGAACGCGAGTCGCAGATGCTCGCGCTGTTGAACCTCCTGCGCAACCGGTCCCACCGGTCACTGATGCAGACGGCGATCGAGGTCGAGACGGACAAGCGCGAAGACCACCGAACCGAGTCTGTCCGCGAGCACGTCCCGCAACTGCTCGAGGAGACGGAGGACGAGCCGATATACGACCGGCGGTCGCCGGTCCAGGAGACCCTTTCTGCGCTCATCGAGCGCGTGACGAGCTGA
- a CDS encoding alkaline phosphatase family protein, with protein MSDDGLDVLLIGIDAGCLPVFDRLAETDTIPTLERLNEDGAVGPLESQIPPWTPSAWPSMYSGVNPGKHGVFGFVSYDGYDWHVSSADHVDELTLWEILDEHGMSSVVVNAPVTHPPADIDGAIVPGFIGPEDPTCHPRGTLEEVRDELGEYRVYPNYSRGDTDYTEAEKMEEYRSLVRMRGEAFRYLADEHEPDFGFVQFQKTDTVFHEFGGDWEKIRTVYDETDRQVRKIIEEHDPDTVFVASDHGMGKYEGYEFRVNDYLDDEGFVEVTNGGKGMPSWNPIRNELREGKDVDSWEPGLIEKMASGAAKMGLTASRIRQALETVNLDEVAMRYAPEDVARTGNKQVDFPNSVAYLRSRTELGVRLNVEGREPEGIVPPDEYDDVRAEVIESLRSVTDPDGNPVFDEVAPREQYFDGEYTEDAVDIVTIPRNFDYFLSDQVRGEYFADPTETFNHKLDGIVTAWGEGIDADADLSAAHLFDVAPTILSALGVPYNERMDGDVLPVVEDVGGRAYRSAETQDDRDSPEAAVENRLSDLGYLE; from the coding sequence ATGAGCGATGATGGCCTCGACGTTCTGCTGATCGGTATCGACGCGGGCTGTCTCCCGGTGTTCGACCGGCTCGCGGAGACGGACACGATTCCGACGCTGGAGCGATTGAACGAGGACGGTGCGGTGGGCCCCCTCGAGTCCCAGATTCCGCCGTGGACCCCCAGCGCCTGGCCCTCGATGTACTCCGGCGTCAACCCCGGGAAGCACGGGGTCTTCGGCTTCGTCTCCTACGACGGCTACGACTGGCACGTCAGTAGTGCCGACCACGTCGACGAGCTCACCCTCTGGGAGATCCTCGACGAGCACGGCATGAGCAGCGTCGTGGTGAACGCGCCGGTCACGCACCCGCCGGCCGATATCGACGGTGCCATCGTGCCCGGCTTCATCGGGCCGGAGGACCCGACCTGCCACCCCCGGGGGACCCTCGAGGAGGTCCGCGACGAGCTCGGTGAGTACCGCGTGTATCCCAACTACTCTCGCGGCGACACCGACTACACGGAGGCCGAGAAGATGGAGGAGTACCGCAGTCTGGTCCGGATGCGCGGCGAGGCGTTCCGTTATCTCGCCGACGAGCACGAGCCCGACTTCGGCTTCGTCCAGTTCCAGAAGACCGACACCGTGTTCCACGAGTTCGGAGGCGACTGGGAGAAGATCCGGACGGTGTACGACGAGACGGACAGGCAGGTCCGGAAGATCATCGAAGAACACGACCCGGACACCGTGTTCGTGGCGAGCGACCACGGTATGGGCAAGTACGAGGGCTACGAGTTCCGCGTCAACGACTACCTCGACGACGAGGGCTTCGTCGAGGTCACGAACGGTGGCAAGGGCATGCCGTCGTGGAACCCCATCCGGAACGAGCTCCGAGAGGGCAAGGACGTCGACTCCTGGGAGCCCGGCCTCATCGAGAAGATGGCCTCCGGCGCGGCCAAGATGGGTCTCACCGCGAGCCGCATCCGGCAGGCGCTCGAGACGGTCAACCTCGACGAGGTCGCGATGCGATACGCTCCCGAGGACGTGGCCCGGACGGGGAACAAGCAGGTCGACTTCCCCAACTCCGTCGCGTACCTTCGCTCGCGAACCGAACTCGGCGTCCGCCTCAACGTCGAGGGGCGCGAGCCGGAGGGCATCGTGCCCCCAGACGAATACGACGACGTGCGCGCCGAGGTCATCGAGTCGCTCCGGTCGGTGACCGACCCCGACGGCAACCCCGTCTTCGACGAGGTCGCGCCACGGGAGCAGTACTTCGACGGCGAGTACACCGAGGACGCCGTCGACATCGTCACCATCCCGCGGAACTTCGACTACTTCCTCTCGGACCAGGTCCGCGGCGAGTACTTCGCCGACCCGACGGAGACGTTCAACCACAAACTCGACGGCATCGTCACCGCCTGGGGCGAGGGCATCGACGCCGATGCCGACCTCTCTGCCGCCCACCTGTTCGACGTCGCGCCGACCATCCTGTCGGCGCTCGGCGTCCCGTACAACGAACGCATGGACGGCGACGTGTTGCCGGTCGTCGAGGACGTCGGCGGGCGTGCGTACCGCTCCGCAGAGACGCAGGACGACCGGGACTCGCCCGAGGCGGCGGTCGAGAACCGCCTGAGCGACCTCGGCTACCTGGAGTGA
- the glmS gene encoding glutamine--fructose-6-phosphate transaminase (isomerizing), with translation MCGIIACVGASRSVDRLITGLENLEYRGYDSAGVAIQNGSGVEVHKRSGRVSELKEEVPLQKRADMGIGHTRWSTHGPPTDENAHPHTPADENVAVVHNGIIENYSELRADLEARGHEFTSDTDTEVIPHLVDEHLEKTDDPEVAFRKSVQQLEGSYAIAAIFDGHDSIFAARQGSPLVVGVDDDAYYLASDVPAFLDYTDDVMYLEDGDVVVVEDGDLSLTDVGGSPVTREVQTVDWDPSETGKGVYDHYMLKEINHQPTALSNTIQGRADPESEEVVLEDFPPGTFTDIGDVHFVACGTSYHAAMYGATMLSNGGITANAYRASEYGLQTDIVDEDTLVIAVTQSGETADTLSALRQAQEKGASVLTVTNVVGSTAARESDETMFIRAGPEIGVAATKTFSSQVVSLALLSQRILEDVPEASPRDNMDEFLASLQDLPKHIEQVLDFSAAKRLAKRYSDHNAYFFIGRSIANAVAMEGALKFKEITYEHAEGFAAGELKHGPLALITDRTPVFAVFTGDEEQDRKTLNNAKEAQTRGAPIVSVAPADHPSLEFADAHLQVPSSEPEWIGLLANVQLQLLSYYAAEDLSRPIDKPRNLAKSVTVE, from the coding sequence ATGTGTGGCATCATCGCGTGTGTCGGTGCCAGTCGGTCCGTGGACCGACTCATCACCGGCCTCGAGAACCTCGAATACCGCGGCTACGACTCGGCCGGCGTCGCCATCCAGAACGGGTCCGGTGTGGAGGTCCACAAGCGCTCGGGTCGCGTCTCCGAGCTGAAAGAGGAGGTCCCGCTGCAGAAGCGCGCAGACATGGGTATCGGACACACCCGCTGGAGCACGCATGGGCCGCCGACCGACGAGAACGCACATCCGCATACCCCCGCGGATGAGAACGTCGCGGTGGTCCACAACGGCATCATCGAGAACTACAGCGAACTTCGCGCCGACCTCGAAGCCAGGGGCCACGAGTTCACGAGCGACACCGACACCGAGGTCATCCCCCACCTCGTCGACGAGCACCTCGAGAAGACCGACGACCCCGAGGTCGCGTTCCGGAAGAGCGTCCAGCAGCTCGAGGGAAGCTACGCCATCGCCGCCATCTTCGACGGGCACGATTCCATCTTCGCGGCCCGGCAGGGGTCGCCGCTGGTCGTCGGCGTCGACGACGACGCCTACTACCTCGCGAGCGACGTCCCGGCGTTCCTTGACTACACGGACGACGTGATGTACCTCGAAGACGGCGACGTCGTCGTCGTCGAGGACGGCGACCTGTCGCTGACGGACGTCGGCGGCTCGCCCGTCACCCGCGAGGTCCAGACCGTCGACTGGGACCCCAGCGAGACCGGAAAGGGCGTCTACGACCACTACATGCTCAAGGAGATCAACCACCAGCCGACGGCCCTGTCGAACACCATCCAGGGCCGGGCCGACCCCGAGAGCGAAGAGGTCGTCCTCGAGGACTTCCCGCCGGGGACGTTCACCGACATCGGCGACGTCCACTTCGTCGCCTGCGGGACCTCCTACCACGCGGCGATGTACGGTGCCACGATGCTGAGCAACGGTGGCATCACGGCCAACGCCTATCGCGCCAGCGAGTACGGGCTCCAGACGGACATCGTCGACGAGGACACGCTCGTCATCGCGGTCACACAGAGCGGTGAGACGGCCGACACCCTCAGCGCGCTCCGCCAGGCACAGGAGAAGGGCGCGTCCGTCCTCACCGTGACGAACGTCGTCGGCTCGACGGCGGCCCGCGAGTCCGACGAGACGATGTTCATTCGAGCCGGCCCCGAGATCGGCGTCGCGGCGACGAAGACCTTCTCCTCGCAGGTCGTCTCGCTCGCCCTGCTGAGTCAGCGTATCCTCGAGGACGTTCCTGAGGCGTCCCCCCGCGACAACATGGACGAGTTCCTCGCGTCGCTGCAGGACCTCCCCAAGCACATCGAGCAGGTGCTCGACTTCTCGGCCGCCAAGCGGCTGGCCAAGCGCTACAGCGACCACAACGCGTACTTCTTCATCGGGCGCAGTATCGCGAACGCGGTCGCGATGGAGGGCGCGTTGAAGTTCAAGGAGATCACCTACGAGCACGCGGAGGGGTTCGCGGCGGGCGAACTGAAACACGGGCCACTCGCACTCATCACCGACCGGACGCCCGTCTTCGCGGTGTTCACCGGCGACGAGGAACAGGACCGCAAGACGCTCAACAACGCGAAGGAGGCCCAGACCCGCGGCGCACCCATCGTCTCGGTCGCACCGGCGGACCACCCGTCCCTGGAGTTCGCCGACGCGCACCTGCAGGTGCCGTCCTCGGAGCCGGAGTGGATCGGGCTGCTCGCCAACGTCCAGCTCCAGCTCCTCTCGTACTACGCGGCCGAGGACCTGAGCCGCCCCATCGACAAGCCGCGCAACCTCGCGAAGAGCGTCACCGTCGAGTAA
- a CDS encoding nucleotide sugar dehydrogenase: MSQTVAPQDARTESVCIVGLGYVGLPLALAFAEEGRPVVGYDVQTEKVESLASGTDPTGELGDERIADSEATFTDDPGSIARADVVVLTVPTPVDEVGTPDLSYIESAGETVGEHMSEDTTVVLESTVYPGATESVLVPALESTSGFTVGEEFEVGYSPERVSPGNSKRGLRDVTKIVSGRTEAVCEQVADVYESIVDAGVYRAPDIETAEAAKAIENVQRDINIALVNELAIACDHLDLDTQAVLDAAGTKWNFHDEYRPGLVGGHCIPVDPHLFSYQSEREGFVPELIMQAREINEYVPAHVAELVRRAMNDTGTVPRESRVLVLGVAYKPNVGDIRTSEVDAIIADLEEYGVDMVAYDPHADPDVIRENFDVPVTTDPSFEAFDGVLVGTGHDEFADIDVDEMAEALTGDGFVVDVPGVLSRAKDTTVDVTYRDL, encoded by the coding sequence GTGAGCCAGACAGTCGCGCCCCAGGACGCACGGACCGAGTCGGTCTGTATCGTCGGCCTGGGCTACGTCGGGCTGCCACTGGCCCTGGCGTTCGCCGAGGAAGGCCGGCCCGTCGTGGGCTACGACGTCCAGACGGAGAAGGTCGAGTCGCTCGCGAGCGGGACCGACCCGACCGGCGAACTCGGCGACGAGCGTATCGCCGACAGCGAGGCAACGTTCACCGACGACCCCGGGTCCATCGCCCGCGCGGACGTGGTCGTCCTGACCGTCCCGACCCCGGTCGACGAGGTCGGAACGCCGGACCTCTCGTACATCGAGAGCGCCGGCGAGACCGTCGGCGAGCACATGTCCGAAGACACGACCGTCGTGCTCGAATCCACGGTGTATCCCGGTGCGACCGAGAGCGTCCTCGTGCCCGCACTCGAGTCGACCTCCGGGTTCACCGTGGGCGAGGAGTTCGAGGTCGGCTACTCTCCCGAGCGCGTCTCGCCGGGCAACAGCAAGCGCGGCCTGCGAGACGTCACGAAGATCGTGAGCGGCCGGACAGAGGCCGTCTGCGAGCAGGTCGCGGACGTGTACGAGTCCATCGTGGACGCCGGCGTCTATCGCGCGCCGGACATCGAGACCGCAGAGGCCGCGAAGGCCATCGAGAACGTCCAGCGCGACATCAACATCGCCCTGGTGAACGAGCTCGCCATCGCGTGTGACCACCTCGACCTCGACACGCAGGCGGTGCTCGACGCCGCGGGGACGAAGTGGAACTTCCACGACGAGTACCGCCCCGGCCTCGTCGGCGGTCACTGCATCCCGGTGGACCCCCACCTGTTCTCCTACCAGTCCGAACGCGAGGGGTTCGTCCCGGAACTCATCATGCAGGCCCGCGAGATCAACGAGTACGTCCCCGCACACGTCGCGGAGCTGGTCCGCCGGGCGATGAACGACACCGGGACGGTCCCGCGCGAGAGCCGGGTGCTGGTCCTCGGCGTGGCCTACAAGCCGAACGTCGGCGACATCCGGACCTCCGAGGTGGACGCCATCATCGCCGACCTCGAGGAGTACGGCGTCGATATGGTCGCCTACGACCCGCACGCCGACCCGGACGTGATCAGGGAGAACTTCGACGTTCCCGTCACGACCGACCCGTCGTTCGAGGCGTTCGACGGCGTCCTCGTCGGGACGGGCCACGACGAGTTCGCGGACATCGACGTCGACGAGATGGCCGAGGCGCTCACCGGCGATGGCTTCGTGGTCGACGTGCCTGGCGTGTTATCACGTGCCAAAGATACTACGGTCGATGTAACATATCGAGACCTGTAG
- a CDS encoding glycosyltransferase family 2 protein: protein MYRNATIAVVVPAYNEEDHVADVLTSIPRFVDRVYAIDDQSTDDTWDEICRVVSETVDAASGSEDTPDDAEDTPDGASDSRVENAVQSVTDGGTVPPDIVPIRHEENQGAGGALKTGFKRAREEQMDVTVTLDADGQMDPDQMDALVEPVATGEAAYAKGNRLADSEYRESMPTFRLVGNWLLSVLTKIASGYWGVMDSQNGYTAISHEALCALDIEALGDDHQYTNDILVHLNVEELRVVDVPMEAEYGDEESTISLTGFVPQTSFALLHGFLWRLKERYLARNFHPLSLFYGLGVVAVLAGIARQLFRRDDDGSLLLTMQGAFLVLMGMVLDRRENQREGGE, encoded by the coding sequence ATGTACCGGAACGCAACCATCGCGGTCGTCGTTCCGGCGTACAACGAGGAGGACCACGTCGCCGACGTTCTCACGTCCATCCCGCGGTTCGTCGACCGGGTGTACGCCATCGACGACCAGTCGACCGACGACACCTGGGACGAGATCTGCCGCGTCGTTTCCGAGACCGTCGACGCGGCGTCCGGGAGCGAGGATACCCCGGACGACGCGGAGGACACCCCGGACGGCGCGAGCGACTCCCGCGTCGAAAACGCCGTGCAGTCTGTCACCGACGGCGGGACCGTGCCGCCCGACATCGTCCCCATCCGGCACGAGGAGAACCAGGGGGCCGGCGGCGCGCTCAAGACCGGCTTCAAGCGCGCACGCGAGGAGCAGATGGACGTGACCGTGACCCTGGACGCTGACGGCCAGATGGACCCCGACCAGATGGACGCCCTCGTCGAACCGGTCGCGACCGGCGAGGCGGCCTACGCGAAGGGGAACCGGCTGGCCGATAGCGAGTACCGCGAGTCGATGCCGACGTTCCGGCTGGTCGGCAACTGGCTGCTCTCGGTCCTCACGAAGATCGCGAGCGGCTACTGGGGCGTCATGGACTCACAGAACGGGTACACGGCGATTTCCCACGAGGCGCTGTGCGCGCTGGACATAGAGGCGCTCGGCGACGACCACCAGTACACCAACGACATCCTCGTCCACCTCAACGTCGAGGAACTCCGCGTCGTGGACGTGCCCATGGAAGCAGAGTACGGCGACGAGGAGAGCACCATCTCGCTGACGGGCTTCGTCCCACAGACCTCGTTCGCGCTCTTGCACGGGTTCCTGTGGCGACTGAAGGAACGCTACCTGGCCCGGAACTTCCACCCGCTGTCGCTGTTCTACGGCCTCGGCGTGGTGGCGGTGCTGGCCGGGATCGCCCGGCAGCTGTTCCGGCGCGACGACGACGGTTCGCTGCTGTTGACGATGCAGGGGGCCTTCCTCGTGCTGATGGGCATGGTGCTCGACCGTCGCGAGAACCAGCGCGAGGGGGGTGAGTGA
- a CDS encoding DUF354 domain-containing protein, whose product MRVIVTIQHPGHVHFFKHAIQELEAQGHEVHVFARRMGVNLELLDAYGIDYEVLADESEGLTSLAFVQATYEAKLLARARKIDPDVITAIGGVAASHVAKLVGARSVVFYDTEHAKLITSLAYPFADQLCLPDCYDGDPGGTQRRYPGYHELAYLHPDRFEPDPSVLDEVGLDPDDTFVVGRFNGWGASHDLGEGGFDNVTEVFDRLEATGAKVLFTSEKPLPAHLEDRRMTVPPERMHDLLYYADLFVGEGATTAAESAVLGTPAVYVNTLTMGYTQELEREYGLLYNFDTKNRHSEALRKAEYILEEYQPARWQRRRQNLLADKVDATDVIVNQVTSREPAPVTA is encoded by the coding sequence ATGCGAGTCATCGTCACCATCCAGCACCCTGGACACGTCCACTTCTTCAAGCACGCCATCCAGGAGCTGGAGGCCCAGGGCCACGAGGTCCACGTCTTCGCCCGCCGGATGGGCGTGAACCTGGAACTGCTCGACGCCTACGGTATCGACTACGAGGTCCTCGCCGACGAATCGGAGGGACTCACGTCGCTCGCGTTCGTGCAGGCGACGTACGAGGCGAAGCTGCTCGCCCGCGCCCGGAAGATAGACCCGGACGTCATCACCGCCATCGGGGGCGTCGCGGCGTCGCACGTCGCGAAGCTCGTCGGCGCGCGCAGCGTCGTCTTCTACGACACCGAGCACGCAAAACTCATCACGTCGCTCGCGTACCCGTTCGCGGACCAGCTCTGTCTGCCGGACTGCTACGACGGCGACCCGGGCGGGACACAGCGACGCTACCCCGGGTACCACGAACTGGCGTACCTCCACCCGGACCGGTTCGAACCCGACCCGTCGGTCCTCGACGAGGTGGGGCTCGACCCGGACGACACGTTCGTCGTCGGCCGGTTCAACGGCTGGGGAGCCTCACACGACCTCGGCGAGGGCGGGTTCGACAACGTCACCGAGGTGTTCGACCGGCTGGAGGCGACCGGCGCGAAAGTGCTGTTCACCTCCGAGAAACCGCTCCCCGCTCACCTGGAGGACCGCCGGATGACGGTCCCGCCCGAGCGCATGCACGACCTGCTGTACTACGCCGACCTCTTCGTGGGCGAGGGTGCGACGACCGCGGCCGAGAGCGCGGTCCTCGGAACCCCTGCCGTGTACGTGAACACGCTCACCATGGGCTACACGCAGGAGCTCGAACGGGAGTACGGCCTGCTCTACAACTTCGACACCAAGAACCGCCACAGCGAGGCGCTTCGCAAGGCGGAGTACATCCTCGAAGAGTACCAGCCCGCGCGCTGGCAGCGTCGTCGCCAGAACCTGCTCGCGGACAAGGTGGACGCGACCGACGTGATCGTGAACCAGGTGACCTCGCGCGAACCTGCCCCGGTCACGGCATGA
- a CDS encoding glycosyltransferase → MKVLQLITSTRTFFETQVETLEDRGIECTTLAVPGTYSADEPRSVSDYLKYAPKVVRESIDDYDVVHANYGLVGPYALAQPRRPVVLTLWGTDLMSDMTWLRALSQYSARLADEVVLPSRAMAPQLPTDYTHVPFGVDTDQFRPIPRAEARKHVGWDQDETVALFPYDTSRAEKDFDRARRVVERADADVTLRPLSGVDYAEMPYYMNASDLLLLTSTRESGPMTVKEAAACNLPVVSTDVGFVRDVVGDVEHCTVSDADPDLTAAVEEVAATGARSDGRQSEELVSHEEMADRLVSVYESALA, encoded by the coding sequence ATGAAGGTCCTCCAGCTCATCACCTCGACGCGGACGTTCTTCGAGACGCAGGTCGAGACGCTGGAAGACCGTGGTATCGAGTGTACGACCCTGGCGGTCCCGGGGACGTACTCGGCGGACGAGCCGCGGTCGGTCTCGGACTACCTCAAGTACGCCCCGAAGGTGGTCCGGGAGTCCATCGACGACTACGACGTGGTCCACGCGAACTACGGACTGGTCGGGCCGTACGCGCTCGCCCAGCCGCGGCGGCCGGTCGTGCTCACGCTCTGGGGCACGGACCTCATGAGCGACATGACGTGGCTGCGGGCCCTGAGCCAGTACAGCGCACGCCTCGCCGACGAGGTCGTGCTGCCGAGCCGGGCCATGGCACCCCAGCTTCCCACCGACTACACCCACGTCCCGTTCGGGGTCGACACCGACCAGTTCCGGCCCATCCCACGGGCCGAGGCGCGCAAGCACGTGGGCTGGGACCAGGACGAGACGGTCGCACTGTTCCCGTACGATACCAGCCGGGCGGAGAAGGACTTCGACCGGGCCCGCCGCGTGGTCGAGCGGGCGGACGCGGACGTGACCCTGCGGCCGCTCTCCGGCGTGGACTACGCCGAGATGCCGTACTACATGAACGCCAGCGACCTGCTGTTGCTCACGTCGACCCGCGAGAGCGGGCCGATGACGGTGAAGGAGGCCGCGGCGTGCAACCTGCCGGTCGTCTCGACCGACGTCGGCTTCGTCCGTGACGTGGTCGGCGACGTCGAGCACTGCACCGTCTCGGACGCCGACCCGGACCTGACGGCGGCCGTCGAGGAGGTCGCGGCCACTGGTGCGCGCTCGGACGGCCGGCAGTCCGAGGAACTCGTGAGTCACGAGGAGATGGCCGACCGACTCGTCTCGGTGTACGAGTCAGCGCTCGCCTGA